GCGATCCGATTCCCGACGATGTCTTCGCGCTCTTTCCGGTGCTGCACGATATGCGCCGCCGCCGGGGCGGCGATCTTTCCGGCGGCCAGCAGCAACAATTGGCGATCGCGCGGGCGCTGGTCACCGGCCCCAAGGTGCTGATGCTGGACGAGCCCACCGAAGGCATACAGCCGTCCATCATCAAGGACATCGCCCGCACGCTGCTGGAAATCCGCAAGCTCAAGGACCTGGCCATCATCGTGTCCGAGCAGGTGCTCAGCTTCACCATGCAGATCGCCGACCGCCTGATCGTCATCGACAAGGGTCGTTTCGTGCATGAAGACGTGCGCGACCAGGTCGACGAGCAGACCATCAGCCGCTATTTGTCCGTGTAGAACCCAAAGGAGCAAGCCATGCCCGAAACCCTGATCAAGGTCGATCTCGCGCAGTCGCCGTACGAAAACGAAAACATCCACAACCGCTGGCATCCCGACATCCCCATGGCCGCCTGGGTGAAGCCCGGCGACGACTTCGTGCTGGAGACCTACGACTGGACCGGCGGCGCCATCAAGAATGACGACAGCGCCGACGACGTGCGCGACGTCGACCTGTCGACCGTGCATTTCCTGTCGGGTCCGGTGGGTGTCGAAGGCGCGGAGCCGGGCGACCTGCTGGTGGTGGACTTCCTGGACATCGGCGCCAAGCCGGACAGCCTGTGGGGCTTCAACGGCTTCTTCAGCAAGAACAATGGCGGCGGTTTCCTGACCGAGCATTTCCCGCAGGCGCAGAAGTCCATCTGGGACTTCGAAGGCATGTTCACCAAGTCGCGCCACGTGCCCGGCGTGCGCTTCGCCGGCCTGATCCACCCCGGGCTGATCGGCTGCCTGCCCGACCAGGCCATGCTGGATACCTGGAACAAGCGCGAACAGGCGCTGATCGATACCAATCCCACCCGGGTGCCGCCGCTGGCGAACCCCCCGTCGCCGCAGACCGCCCACATGGGCAAGCT
This genomic interval from Bordetella genomosp. 8 contains the following:
- the urtE gene encoding urea ABC transporter ATP-binding subunit UrtE produces the protein MFNVSGLVSGYGQSRVIHGVDLSVAKGEIVAIMGRNGMGKTTLFKTMMGVLPSMQGKVDVDGRDITAMESFQRVRNGVAYVPQGRMIFPTLTVEENIRTGLPGRALRDPIPDDVFALFPVLHDMRRRRGGDLSGGQQQQLAIARALVTGPKVLMLDEPTEGIQPSIIKDIARTLLEIRKLKDLAIIVSEQVLSFTMQIADRLIVIDKGRFVHEDVRDQVDEQTISRYLSV